In Streptomyces sp. RFCAC02, the following proteins share a genomic window:
- a CDS encoding SagB family peptide dehydrogenase, giving the protein MTEPEAPPRPGTALRAYLRTVRDAPPRPLPAGDEPAGAKHYPGAPRVPLPGGPSPASARDGEAVFLGELLHNLVGVVRATWCHPVPSAGGPAAMPPVVLAGRPAPSGGALHPMEAYVACRRDTYPGPGLHHYAPVHHALERVHGGDLSAALAGTLHRPPAGPPDAVIVLTAVFRRTLAGYGEFGYRLICQETGVLAAQATAVAEALGGWVTTHLSFADEDVDALLGLDGARESGMALLTVSFPSATAGGAVRRDAPPAGSTAPAAPRPASRPGETGVAGPAPAVGPGAVPPGEGTLPGAALPGGRSVTGAQGATGAGLGPWPARGTVAAGLRSDGGHSVDAYLPADADTTESRAAATEAATGSGAATPEPSVEAGEGAFAGAPFVAGAAVSAGSTPSRGRFEPGARAASGPGSRAGQPTVAGPDAAAPAVPAATGSGAAPRLGTPLPHAPADSPAEGTEADPPAASEPAVERSAIAAGTGATLPGGLCVSGPGAASRPAPEPSVEAGDGAFAGAPSVSGAAVGSSTVAPDGPGTDVDPPAAPGPAAALCGPVVSGPDTAAAPPESDGGYAAAAGLGAALPADLAAVTLHAASRRFPRQAVPPSAPGGTAPSDTASRPGRPSAGEGVVARLAPGASAGADGSGTAPPDGRIESERHTAVRLAPLPVPLDEAAITGPPSTGDVGETSRPGQPSAGEGVDTRLEPGGSAGPSSAPGAVGPQGRDGAAPALPLPAPAPVRLAAGVAERVSPAAGFRPEPVSPTTLATLLAAATVPLDLYEPDPVTLHLLALRVSELPVGAYRYDPHRHTLMATGGPDTVTALTTASLAANTRLALRGAALVLVPVGDPLSGVATHGDRWYRVQQARAGHAVHRATLAATALGLTARIHSDGTNPVTDTALGVAGADARGLSFLAVGRPRLGGPTLTRRLAPFPRAAGPPDPTVPPLPRPR; this is encoded by the coding sequence GTGACCGAGCCCGAAGCACCGCCGCGCCCCGGCACCGCGCTGCGCGCCTACCTGCGTACGGTGCGGGACGCGCCGCCGCGCCCCCTGCCCGCCGGCGACGAACCGGCCGGCGCCAAGCACTACCCCGGCGCCCCCCGTGTCCCGCTGCCGGGCGGCCCGTCGCCCGCGTCCGCGCGGGACGGGGAAGCCGTCTTCCTGGGGGAGCTGCTGCACAACCTGGTCGGTGTCGTACGGGCGACGTGGTGCCACCCGGTGCCGTCGGCGGGCGGTCCCGCCGCCATGCCGCCGGTCGTGCTCGCGGGGCGGCCCGCGCCGTCGGGGGGCGCGCTGCACCCGATGGAGGCGTACGTGGCCTGCCGCCGCGACACGTACCCGGGTCCCGGTCTCCACCACTACGCGCCGGTCCACCACGCCCTGGAGCGGGTCCACGGCGGCGACCTGTCGGCCGCTCTCGCCGGAACGCTCCACCGGCCGCCCGCCGGACCGCCGGACGCCGTCATCGTCCTGACCGCCGTGTTCCGGCGCACGCTCGCCGGTTACGGCGAGTTCGGCTACCGCCTCATCTGCCAGGAGACGGGCGTGCTGGCCGCGCAGGCGACGGCCGTCGCCGAGGCGCTGGGCGGGTGGGTGACGACGCACCTGTCCTTCGCCGACGAGGACGTGGACGCGCTGCTCGGCCTGGACGGCGCGCGGGAGAGCGGCATGGCGCTGCTCACCGTGTCGTTCCCGTCCGCCACGGCCGGGGGCGCCGTACGTCGCGACGCACCACCCGCGGGGAGTACGGCGCCCGCCGCGCCGCGTCCGGCTTCGCGGCCGGGGGAAACCGGGGTTGCCGGTCCGGCACCCGCTGTCGGCCCGGGCGCGGTTCCGCCGGGGGAGGGGACGTTGCCCGGCGCGGCACTGCCGGGCGGCCGGTCGGTGACCGGGGCACAGGGCGCCACGGGTGCCGGTCTCGGCCCGTGGCCCGCGCGGGGCACGGTCGCCGCAGGGCTGAGGTCCGACGGCGGACATTCCGTCGATGCGTACCTGCCGGCCGATGCGGACACGACGGAGTCGCGCGCTGCCGCGACCGAGGCCGCCACGGGTTCCGGCGCGGCCACGCCGGAGCCGTCCGTGGAGGCAGGGGAGGGGGCGTTCGCAGGCGCGCCGTTCGTGGCCGGTGCCGCCGTCAGTGCCGGATCGACTCCATCGCGGGGGCGGTTCGAGCCCGGGGCGCGTGCCGCTTCGGGTCCCGGTTCGCGCGCCGGTCAGCCCACGGTCGCCGGTCCCGATGCGGCTGCGCCGGCCGTTCCGGCGGCGACCGGGTCGGGCGCGGCCCCGCGACTGGGCACACCACTCCCGCACGCGCCGGCGGACTCACCGGCCGAGGGCACCGAGGCCGATCCGCCGGCCGCGTCCGAGCCTGCTGTCGAGCGGTCGGCCATCGCGGCCGGGACCGGTGCGACGCTTCCGGGTGGTCTCTGCGTCTCCGGTCCGGGCGCGGCTTCGCGTCCCGCGCCGGAGCCGTCCGTGGAGGCGGGGGATGGGGCGTTCGCGGGCGCGCCGTCCGTGTCCGGTGCCGCCGTCGGTTCGAGCACGGTTGCGCCGGACGGCCCGGGCACCGATGTCGATCCGCCGGCCGCGCCCGGGCCTGCTGCCGCGCTGTGCGGTCCGGTCGTGTCCGGGCCGGACACGGCCGCCGCCCCGCCGGAGTCCGACGGCGGGTACGCCGCGGCTGCCGGTCTCGGTGCGGCGCTGCCGGCCGACCTCGCGGCCGTGACCTTGCACGCCGCGTCACGTCGCTTCCCCCGACAGGCCGTTCCGCCGTCCGCTCCCGGCGGCACGGCCCCGTCGGACACAGCCTCGCGTCCGGGGCGACCGTCTGCGGGGGAGGGCGTGGTCGCCCGCCTCGCGCCGGGGGCCTCCGCAGGCGCGGACGGTTCCGGAACGGCTCCGCCGGACGGTCGGATCGAGTCCGAACGGCATACCGCTGTGCGTCTCGCTCCGCTGCCCGTGCCGCTGGACGAGGCGGCGATCACCGGCCCGCCGTCCACTGGCGACGTCGGCGAGACATCGCGTCCCGGGCAGCCGTCCGCCGGGGAGGGCGTGGACACCCGCCTCGAGCCGGGGGGCTCTGCCGGCCCGTCGTCCGCGCCCGGGGCCGTCGGCCCGCAGGGCCGGGACGGTGCGGCCCCGGCGCTCCCGCTCCCGGCTCCCGCGCCGGTACGCCTCGCCGCCGGTGTGGCGGAACGCGTCTCCCCGGCGGCCGGTTTCCGTCCCGAACCGGTGTCACCGACCACTCTCGCCACCCTGCTGGCCGCCGCCACCGTGCCCCTGGACCTGTACGAGCCCGACCCCGTCACCCTCCACCTGCTCGCCCTGCGCGTCTCGGAACTGCCCGTCGGCGCCTACCGGTACGACCCGCACCGGCACACGCTGATGGCGACCGGCGGCCCCGACACCGTGACCGCCCTCACCACCGCCTCCCTGGCCGCCAATACACGTCTCGCCCTGCGCGGTGCCGCCCTGGTGCTCGTCCCCGTGGGCGATCCGCTGTCGGGCGTCGCCACCCACGGGGACCGCTGGTACCGCGTCCAGCAGGCCCGCGCCGGTCACGCCGTGCACCGCGCAACGCTCGCCGCGACCGCCCTCGGTCTCACCGCCCGGATCCACTCCGACGGCACCAATCCCGTCACCGACACCGCGCTCGGCGTGGCCGGCGCCGACGCGCGCGGCCTGTCGTTCCTCGCCGTCGGCCGGCCGCGCCTCGGCGGCCCGACCCTGACCCGCCGGCTGGCGCCGTTCCCGCGCGCCGCCGGCCCGCCCGACCCGACCGTCCCACCCCTCCCGCGCCCCCGCTGA
- a CDS encoding lantibiotic dehydratase, whose product MPDLPPATAPEDRTHPAPGGTSPAGGVLTAPDAPAGIRPEGRAYVVAPVFGVRVAGLPVAAVESLRAPRAWAAADRLAQDAARLAADGARLADTLHDAIADPSRAPVKPLLVALRRSLFTGRRPTARSLAPEVLATLPDGLARGIRGWDERRLAHTEETAALPALLAAETRAADGAIAAAASAPDFRRALALSSPTLSADLADWLAGPGRPADRKARLSLARYVARAAAKTSPYVSFAYSGFGRWTAAGPAVRTADDLSWRSVVELDRAQTTRLWAALVRCPAVRDRARLRVNPTASDDGMRVWFLAAGTAERLAGVPSTGSVRHVLAEVRGTPGLTLAGLRQRLGGGAGTARGLEALIDAGLLELLPPHGDQCPDPLAALDTWLAGTLPPDEPERPALLASVRRIRAALPPGGTPDTAPAAARAALETTFTELTGAPPRLPEKNLCLETAVLPGTAAHAALPDWTPVLDDLDAVRRLLSVFDLELPVKLAAAADFAARYGPDAVVPALAFYRAVHADGQDAAPELAGGLRALLHNPLVPHPRTLLTSPVARMRELGAVRKEVWSLLGAGPDARPAPVRVDPDLPARLSAGRPPWIRALDSVCAYVQPVTGPDGLRVVLNAMTAGHGRGLGRLHHLVGLAGGEVPEPDGLRAPPGPELRAEYRGELASALNLRPPTTDAALAYPFGAGPGTGGAPEPPPLSPADLTVTTDPATGLLTLRAPDGRPVRPLHLGLVAEHWLPPALRFLVRVFGDPSTVMPPGWLFRAGARVPDAGVVERWPRLDVGRVTLARACWRLRAGDFPVPARGESQAAHLVRFAGWLRDHGAPARFFARVVDPSVTLDEGMRDGMRDGLVGKARKPFWTDAASPPLLAGLVRAVTAAPPGALVVLEEALPDPADAPHHAHHGPRVTEYLVQLSAVRDDR is encoded by the coding sequence ATGCCCGACCTGCCGCCGGCCACCGCCCCCGAGGACCGCACGCACCCCGCGCCCGGCGGCACGTCACCCGCCGGCGGAGTGCTGACCGCGCCGGACGCCCCCGCCGGCATCCGGCCGGAGGGCCGCGCGTACGTCGTCGCGCCGGTGTTCGGCGTCCGCGTCGCGGGGCTGCCCGTCGCCGCCGTGGAGTCGCTGCGCGCGCCGCGCGCCTGGGCGGCGGCCGACCGCCTGGCACAGGACGCGGCCCGGCTCGCCGCCGACGGCGCACGCCTCGCCGACACGCTGCACGACGCCATCGCCGACCCGTCCCGCGCGCCGGTCAAACCGCTCCTCGTGGCGCTGCGCCGCAGCCTGTTCACCGGCCGCAGGCCCACCGCCCGCAGTCTCGCCCCCGAGGTCCTCGCCACCCTGCCCGACGGGCTCGCGCGCGGGATCCGCGGCTGGGACGAGCGGCGCCTCGCGCACACCGAGGAGACCGCGGCGCTGCCCGCGCTCCTCGCGGCGGAGACCCGCGCGGCGGACGGGGCGATCGCCGCCGCCGCGTCGGCGCCCGACTTCCGCCGCGCCCTCGCGCTCAGCAGCCCCACCCTCTCCGCCGACCTGGCGGACTGGCTGGCCGGTCCAGGCCGCCCCGCCGACCGCAAGGCGCGGCTCAGCCTCGCCCGGTACGTGGCGCGGGCCGCCGCCAAGACCAGCCCGTACGTGTCGTTCGCCTACAGCGGCTTCGGCCGGTGGACCGCGGCGGGACCCGCCGTGCGCACCGCCGACGACCTGTCCTGGCGCAGCGTCGTCGAGCTGGACCGCGCGCAGACCACCCGGCTGTGGGCCGCGCTGGTACGGTGCCCCGCCGTACGGGACCGCGCGCGGCTGCGCGTGAACCCGACCGCCTCGGACGACGGCATGCGCGTCTGGTTCCTCGCGGCGGGCACGGCGGAACGGCTCGCGGGCGTCCCGTCCACCGGTTCCGTCCGCCACGTCCTGGCCGAGGTGCGCGGTACGCCCGGCCTCACCCTCGCCGGTCTGCGGCAGCGGCTCGGCGGGGGCGCCGGCACCGCGCGGGGACTCGAAGCACTCATCGACGCGGGACTGCTCGAACTCCTGCCGCCGCACGGCGACCAGTGCCCGGACCCGCTCGCCGCCCTCGACACCTGGCTCGCCGGGACGCTGCCGCCCGACGAGCCGGAACGCCCGGCGCTCCTCGCGTCCGTGCGGCGGATCCGCGCGGCCCTGCCGCCCGGCGGCACGCCCGACACCGCACCGGCCGCCGCGCGCGCGGCGCTGGAGACGACGTTCACCGAGCTGACCGGCGCGCCGCCCCGCCTGCCGGAGAAGAACCTCTGCCTGGAGACGGCCGTCCTGCCGGGCACCGCGGCCCACGCCGCGCTCCCCGACTGGACGCCGGTCCTCGACGACCTGGACGCGGTGCGCCGCCTGCTGTCCGTCTTCGACCTCGAACTGCCCGTCAAACTGGCCGCCGCCGCCGACTTCGCAGCACGCTACGGGCCGGACGCCGTCGTCCCCGCGCTCGCCTTCTACCGCGCCGTGCACGCGGACGGGCAGGACGCCGCGCCGGAGCTGGCAGGCGGCCTCCGCGCCCTGCTGCACAACCCCCTCGTCCCCCACCCCAGGACCCTGCTGACCAGCCCGGTGGCGCGGATGCGGGAGCTGGGCGCCGTCCGCAAGGAGGTCTGGTCGCTGCTGGGCGCGGGACCCGACGCGCGGCCGGCCCCCGTCCGCGTGGACCCGGACCTGCCGGCCCGGCTGTCGGCCGGCCGGCCCCCGTGGATCAGGGCGCTCGACTCGGTCTGCGCCTACGTCCAGCCCGTCACGGGACCCGACGGCCTGCGCGTCGTGCTCAACGCCATGACGGCCGGGCACGGGCGCGGCCTCGGACGGCTGCACCACCTGGTGGGGCTCGCCGGGGGAGAGGTCCCCGAGCCCGACGGGCTGCGCGCCCCGCCCGGCCCGGAACTGCGCGCCGAGTACCGGGGCGAACTGGCCAGCGCCCTCAACCTCCGGCCGCCCACCACCGACGCCGCGCTCGCCTACCCGTTCGGCGCGGGACCGGGCACCGGCGGCGCGCCCGAGCCGCCCCCGCTGTCCCCGGCCGACCTCACCGTGACGACCGACCCCGCGACCGGCCTGCTCACGCTCCGCGCGCCCGACGGCAGGCCCGTACGCCCCCTGCACCTGGGCCTCGTCGCCGAGCACTGGCTGCCGCCCGCCCTGCGCTTCCTGGTGCGCGTCTTCGGCGACCCGTCCACCGTGATGCCGCCAGGCTGGCTGTTCCGCGCCGGGGCCCGCGTGCCGGACGCGGGCGTCGTGGAGCGGTGGCCGCGGCTCGACGTCGGACGCGTCACGCTCGCCCGCGCCTGCTGGCGGCTGCGCGCCGGCGACTTCCCCGTGCCGGCGCGCGGCGAGTCGCAGGCGGCGCACCTGGTGCGGTTCGCCGGCTGGCTGCGCGATCACGGCGCGCCCGCCCGTTTCTTCGCCCGTGTCGTCGACCCGAGCGTCACCCTCGACGAGGGCATGCGCGACGGCATGCGCGACGGGCTGGTCGGGAAGGCCCGCAAACCGTTCTGGACGGACGCGGCCAGCCCGCCGCTGCTCGCCGGTCTGGTGCGCGCCGTCACCGCGGCGCCGCCCGGCGCGCTCGTGGTCCTTGAGGAGGCGCTGCCCGATCCGGCCGACGCGCCGCACCACGCGCACCACGGGCCGCGCGTCACCGAGTACCTGGTGCAGTTGTCCGCCGTGCGGGACGACCGGTGA
- a CDS encoding lantibiotic dehydratase C-terminal domain-containing protein, which translates to MNGDPRWVSAHLFHDGDLDLLARRVVAPVVHEARERGLLRRHFFLRYWEGGLHVRLRLLPTAPEAAPELRRLVGERAAAHFATTPSVRAIGDERYAELAARMAAGERLTSYETALRPPDSVADVPYRPEYDAYGDASCLDLVEQHFTESADIALALIGSGAGRQARARLVLAALTCVLAVCEPRHDLAAAAFAGSAPGRASRAGGPAGAQDHYARHADRLTAQTRALWERAATRRPAPPDPAAAPLAAWTHSIAVLRDGLLRRRAEGAFDPRDPGSPPGALAMAIAPDQRPVGLVLLRCAHLLSNRLGVTADHEGLLAFLLARTLLDLAGPAAPQPVPDGSRTA; encoded by the coding sequence GTGAACGGCGACCCGCGCTGGGTCAGCGCGCACCTCTTCCACGACGGCGACCTCGACCTCCTCGCGCGGCGCGTCGTGGCGCCCGTCGTGCACGAGGCGCGGGAACGCGGCCTGCTGCGGCGGCACTTCTTCCTGCGCTACTGGGAGGGCGGCCTGCATGTACGGCTGCGCCTCCTGCCCACTGCCCCGGAGGCGGCGCCGGAACTGCGGCGGCTGGTCGGCGAGCGGGCCGCGGCCCACTTCGCCACCACGCCGTCCGTGCGCGCCATCGGCGACGAGCGGTACGCGGAACTCGCCGCCAGGATGGCCGCCGGGGAACGCCTCACCTCGTACGAGACCGCCCTGCGCCCGCCCGACTCCGTCGCCGACGTGCCGTACCGGCCCGAGTACGACGCGTACGGCGACGCGTCCTGCCTCGACCTGGTCGAACAGCACTTCACCGAGTCCGCCGACATCGCGCTCGCCCTCATCGGCTCCGGCGCCGGCCGGCAGGCCCGCGCCCGGCTCGTCCTCGCCGCCCTCACGTGCGTGCTCGCCGTGTGCGAACCCCGCCACGACCTGGCCGCCGCGGCGTTCGCCGGCTCAGCGCCGGGACGGGCCTCGCGCGCCGGCGGCCCGGCGGGCGCGCAGGACCACTACGCGCGGCACGCCGACCGGCTGACCGCGCAGACCCGCGCCCTGTGGGAACGCGCCGCCACCCGCCGCCCCGCCCCGCCGGACCCGGCCGCCGCGCCCCTCGCGGCCTGGACCCACTCCATCGCCGTCCTGCGCGACGGCCTGCTGCGGCGGCGGGCGGAGGGCGCGTTCGACCCCCGCGACCCCGGATCGCCCCCGGGCGCGCTGGCGATGGCCATCGCCCCGGACCAACGGCCCGTCGGGCTGGTCCTCCTGCGCTGCGCGCACCTGCTCAGCAACCGCCTCGGGGTGACCGCCGACCACGAGGGCCTGCTCGCGTTCCTCCTCGCCCGCACCCTGCTCGACCTCGCGGGACCCGCCGCGCCCCAGCCCGTACCCGACGGGAGCCGCACCGCATGA
- a CDS encoding thiopeptide maturation pyridine synthase — MNPTTPARWHSLHVAYYAPDKDALLLDAVRPALAHVADRVSGAHVLRHWRRGPHLRINVRTEPARWRESVRPDLTATIGAHLRAHPSTTVLDPDEALPRHRLLALREQEKGPLTPWYPDNSLHEEPYADRRHVMGADAAADALTAFYDDATGPLFAMLEHIRQGRGTRQGLAVTLLLATAHAGAPPLTRSFLSFRSHADGFLSGCGDPAAVRARFEAAFARRRGELVELVRAVTGALDDPAAPAPPFVREWAALLADHGRRAEPLIARGELARPDAPRALPVPELPGVPAGVRVRGLPRDLAYSDLHRTVFGSEAYQREVFTRPDFLRYRVLLNHTYLHLTRLGLTPVDRFLTCHLAARAVEETYGVSAVDLMRRAVDRIEARPD; from the coding sequence ATGAACCCGACCACGCCCGCCCGCTGGCACAGCCTGCACGTCGCCTACTACGCCCCGGACAAGGACGCCCTGCTGCTGGACGCCGTCCGCCCGGCGCTGGCCCATGTGGCCGACCGCGTCAGCGGCGCCCACGTACTGCGCCACTGGCGCCGCGGACCCCACCTGCGGATCAACGTCCGCACCGAGCCCGCCCGCTGGCGCGAATCCGTGCGCCCCGACCTGACCGCCACCATCGGCGCCCACCTGCGCGCGCACCCCTCCACCACGGTCCTGGACCCCGACGAGGCCCTGCCCCGGCACCGGCTGCTGGCCCTGCGCGAGCAGGAGAAGGGGCCGCTCACGCCCTGGTACCCCGACAACTCGCTCCACGAGGAGCCGTACGCCGACCGCCGTCACGTCATGGGCGCCGACGCGGCGGCGGACGCCCTCACCGCCTTCTACGACGACGCGACCGGCCCGCTGTTCGCCATGCTGGAGCACATCCGGCAGGGGCGCGGGACGAGGCAGGGCCTCGCCGTGACCCTGCTGCTGGCCACCGCCCACGCGGGGGCGCCGCCGCTCACCCGCAGCTTCCTGTCGTTCCGGTCGCACGCCGACGGCTTCCTCAGCGGCTGCGGCGACCCGGCCGCCGTACGCGCCCGCTTCGAGGCCGCCTTCGCCCGGCGGCGCGGCGAACTGGTCGAGCTGGTACGGGCGGTGACGGGCGCCCTGGACGATCCGGCGGCCCCCGCACCGCCGTTCGTCCGCGAGTGGGCCGCCCTCCTGGCCGACCACGGACGTCGCGCCGAACCTCTCATCGCCCGCGGTGAACTGGCCCGCCCCGACGCGCCCCGCGCCCTGCCCGTGCCCGAACTCCCGGGCGTGCCGGCCGGTGTCCGGGTGCGCGGCCTGCCCCGCGACCTGGCGTACAGCGACCTGCACCGCACGGTCTTCGGCAGCGAGGCGTACCAGCGCGAGGTGTTCACGCGGCCCGACTTCCTGCGGTACCGGGTGCTGCTGAACCACACCTATCTGCACCTGACCCGCCTCGGCCTGACGCCCGTCGACCGCTTCCTGACCTGCCACCTCGCGGCGCGGGCCGTCGAGGAGACGTACGGGGTGTCGGCCGTGGACCTGATGCGCCGCGCCGTCGACCGGATCGAGGCCAGGCCGGACTGA
- a CDS encoding helix-turn-helix domain-containing protein, whose amino-acid sequence MEALAVRLSHLDAQAGGAIRVVMFYDTLMRRRVDLPALARASAGLAGCVAGIRLHGTGRTVRFSPGGGAATAPPGDASGTAPVTLDDEEIGTAWLERPGRPDPLDEVLLARFAIAVAAVVERYGPARTTMADPALVELVISADSDEAARARALRLLGFAPDLPVRVAAVRSRVPLDRIAGLICPARPVKAAPIADTGVILATTVDAARFPAGTRAGISHAHSPDLAWQQARTALRFTGPGRPVVQHDELGALALLAEIPPDASRENADVQGVARVAGSPDDLETLDAYCATGSLRRAAETLHLHHSSVARRVEQIGRTLGLDLASPTGLTRARIALTAWRLLGD is encoded by the coding sequence ATGGAGGCACTTGCGGTACGGCTGTCGCACCTCGACGCACAGGCCGGGGGCGCGATCCGCGTCGTCATGTTCTACGACACGCTGATGCGCCGGCGCGTGGATCTCCCGGCGCTCGCGCGGGCATCGGCGGGCCTGGCCGGCTGCGTGGCCGGGATCCGGCTCCACGGCACGGGGCGGACGGTCCGCTTCTCGCCCGGCGGCGGGGCGGCGACGGCTCCACCGGGCGACGCGTCCGGCACGGCACCCGTCACGCTCGACGACGAGGAGATCGGCACCGCCTGGCTGGAGCGCCCCGGCCGGCCCGATCCGCTCGACGAGGTGCTGCTCGCCCGCTTCGCCATCGCCGTCGCCGCGGTCGTCGAGCGGTACGGTCCGGCCCGCACCACCATGGCGGACCCCGCCCTCGTCGAGCTCGTCATCAGCGCCGACAGCGACGAGGCCGCAAGGGCACGGGCGCTGCGGCTCCTGGGCTTCGCCCCCGACCTGCCGGTGCGCGTCGCCGCCGTGCGGTCGCGGGTGCCCCTGGACCGGATCGCCGGCCTGATCTGCCCGGCGCGCCCGGTGAAAGCGGCGCCGATCGCGGACACCGGCGTCATCCTGGCCACGACCGTGGACGCCGCGCGATTCCCGGCCGGCACGCGCGCGGGCATCAGCCACGCCCACTCCCCCGACCTGGCGTGGCAGCAGGCCCGCACCGCCCTCCGCTTCACCGGCCCCGGTCGCCCCGTCGTGCAGCACGACGAGTTGGGCGCACTCGCGCTCCTCGCCGAGATCCCACCGGACGCCTCGCGTGAGAACGCCGATGTCCAGGGCGTGGCGCGCGTCGCCGGCTCGCCCGACGACCTGGAGACCCTGGACGCCTACTGCGCCACCGGTTCCCTGCGCCGCGCAGCCGAGACGCTCCACCTGCACCACAGCAGCGTCGCCCGCCGCGTGGAGCAGATCGGGAGGACGCTCGGCCTCGACCTCGCCTCGCCGACAGGGCTGACGCGGGCCAGGATCGCCCTCACCGCATGGCGGCTCCTCGGCGACTGA
- a CDS encoding alpha/beta hydrolase produces MDPELEAFVPLFPDIDMDDPVAGRAVLAELAGARPQPDVTDLEIEDRAVPGDPDVAVRIYRPRQALGAVIWLHGGGWVMGGLDAEHAWAARLAETSGAVVISVGYRLAPEHPFPAALDDAWAVLHWTARHAASLGIDPERIAIGGHSAGAGMAAATALRARDERGPAIRLQLLNQPCLDDRPETWSRRNFTDTPWFDSDRIAAAWRHYLGSRPATPYAAPARATDLSGLPPAYIATAEFDPNRDEDISYALRLLHAGVTVELHQWPGTFHGSQAILSADVSQRQVAELAAAVRRALAG; encoded by the coding sequence ATGGATCCCGAACTCGAAGCTTTCGTCCCCCTGTTCCCCGACATCGACATGGACGACCCGGTCGCCGGGCGCGCGGTCCTCGCCGAACTGGCCGGTGCCAGGCCGCAGCCGGACGTCACCGACCTGGAGATCGAGGACCGCGCGGTGCCCGGCGACCCGGACGTGGCCGTGCGGATCTACCGCCCGCGGCAGGCGCTGGGGGCCGTCATCTGGCTGCACGGCGGCGGGTGGGTCATGGGCGGCCTGGACGCCGAGCACGCCTGGGCCGCCCGGCTCGCCGAGACGTCCGGCGCCGTCGTGATCTCGGTGGGCTACCGCCTCGCGCCCGAGCACCCGTTCCCGGCCGCCCTGGACGACGCGTGGGCCGTGCTCCACTGGACGGCGCGGCACGCGGCCTCGCTCGGCATCGACCCGGAACGGATCGCGATCGGAGGGCACAGCGCGGGCGCCGGGATGGCGGCCGCCACGGCGCTGCGGGCGCGCGACGAGCGGGGGCCGGCCATCCGCCTCCAGCTCCTCAACCAGCCCTGCCTCGACGACCGGCCGGAGACCTGGTCGCGGCGGAACTTCACGGACACGCCCTGGTTCGACAGCGACAGGATCGCCGCGGCGTGGCGGCACTACCTGGGCTCCCGGCCCGCCACACCGTACGCGGCCCCCGCGCGGGCCACCGACCTGTCCGGTCTGCCGCCGGCCTACATCGCCACCGCCGAGTTCGACCCGAACCGCGACGAGGACATCTCCTACGCGCTGCGCCTCCTCCATGCCGGCGTGACCGTGGAACTGCACCAGTGGCCCGGCACCTTCCACGGGTCGCAGGCGATCCTGTCCGCCGACGTCTCGCAGCGGCAGGTCGCCGAACTCGCCGCGGCCGTGCGCCGGGCGCTGGCCGGGTGA